A section of the Acidobacteriota bacterium genome encodes:
- a CDS encoding sigma-54 dependent transcriptional regulator, protein MSHQGFIHVIDDEPIIQEVLGQLLAAEGYDVEISSSGEEGLAKHAAQTFDLVLLDLLMPGMGGIEALQKILKIDPYATVIIITAFASIESAISAMKLGAYDYIQKPFKNDALLMTVSRALAHRKLQEENTRLREELRRKFSFENIIGKSQRMQKVFELIQAVAPSRSTILIQGESGTGKELVARASHTHSPRSEAPFIVVNSGSLPPDLLESHLFGHVKGAFTGAVALKKGLFEAADQGTLFFDEISSLNIETQAKLLRVLQEREFMRLGGTKTIRVDVRIIAATNTDIEELIAQKTFRKDLFYRLNVIKIELPPLRDRKEDIPLLARHFIDVFSRENDKEVEGISEDALEILDAYHWPGNVRELENLMERAVVLSNVPLITREHLPPFLTADRFEDSGISGDGSLVLKDRLQEYQKKLILTALRKTKGAQNKAAQLLGVKPTTLNEMMKRLHITP, encoded by the coding sequence ATGAGCCATCAGGGATTTATCCATGTCATCGACGACGAACCCATCATCCAGGAAGTTCTGGGCCAGCTTCTGGCCGCCGAGGGATACGACGTCGAAATATCCTCCTCGGGGGAAGAGGGCCTGGCCAAGCATGCCGCCCAGACCTTCGATCTCGTTCTTCTCGATCTTCTCATGCCGGGAATGGGCGGCATTGAGGCGCTGCAGAAAATCCTGAAGATTGATCCGTACGCCACGGTCATCATCATCACGGCCTTCGCCTCCATCGAATCGGCCATTTCAGCCATGAAGCTCGGCGCCTATGACTACATCCAGAAGCCCTTCAAGAACGACGCCCTCCTGATGACCGTCTCGCGCGCCCTGGCCCACCGGAAACTTCAGGAGGAAAACACCCGGCTCAGGGAGGAACTGCGCCGCAAGTTCAGCTTCGAAAACATCATCGGCAAAAGCCAAAGAATGCAGAAGGTTTTCGAGTTGATCCAGGCTGTGGCGCCCTCGCGCAGCACCATTCTCATCCAGGGCGAAAGCGGCACCGGCAAGGAACTCGTGGCCCGGGCTTCGCACACGCACAGCCCCAGGTCGGAAGCGCCTTTTATCGTCGTCAACAGCGGCTCCCTGCCGCCCGATCTCCTGGAAAGCCATCTTTTCGGTCATGTCAAGGGCGCCTTTACGGGAGCCGTCGCTCTCAAGAAAGGTCTTTTCGAAGCGGCCGACCAGGGAACGCTTTTTTTCGATGAGATCTCGTCTCTCAATATCGAGACCCAGGCCAAGTTACTCCGCGTGCTCCAGGAAAGGGAATTCATGAGGCTGGGAGGAACCAAAACCATCAGGGTCGACGTCCGCATCATCGCCGCCACGAACACCGACATCGAGGAGCTGATCGCCCAGAAAACATTCCGGAAGGACCTTTTTTACCGCCTGAATGTCATCAAGATCGAACTTCCTCCCTTGCGGGACAGGAAAGAGGATATCCCGCTTCTGGCCCGGCATTTCATCGACGTCTTCAGCCGGGAAAACGACAAAGAGGTCGAAGGCATCTCCGAGGATGCCCTCGAAATCCTGGACGCCTACCACTGGCCCGGAAACGTCCGCGAGCTCGAAAATCTCATGGAAAGAGCCGTCGTGTTGTCGAATGTACCTCTGATCACCCGGGAGCATCTCCCGCCTTTCCTTACGGCCGACCGGTTCGAGGACTCCGGGATTTCGGGGGACGGCTCACTGGTTCTCAAGGACCGTCTCCAAGAGTATCAGAAAAAGCTCATTCTCACGGCCCTCCGAAAAACCAAGGGCGCGCAAAACAAGGCGGCCCAATTGCTCGGCGTCAAGCCGACGACGCTCAATGAAATGATGAAGCGGCTCCACATCACCCCTTAG